From the genome of Tachysurus fulvidraco isolate hzauxx_2018 chromosome 14, HZAU_PFXX_2.0, whole genome shotgun sequence:
tttacatttacatttacagcatacccagagcgacgtacataagtgcttaaatctctaacactgaatacattaatgctggttcactaggttacatacttaagataccatgagtttaaaacatttgttcaaagttacaatgaaaaagtgtcaaaggttttttttttttttttttaaatgcaaaggataaggaaagaagtgctagttgaagtgcttcctgaataagtaggtcttcaaccgccgcttgaaaatagccagtgactcagctgtccagacctctaggggaagttcattccaccaccttggtgccagtacagagaagagtcttgtagtatacttgcctcttaccctgagagatggtggaaccagtcgagcagtgctggtagatcggaggttacggtgtgcagtgcgaggaatgatgagggctttgaggtaagagggagctgatccatttttggctttgtaggccagcatcagtgttttgaatcggatgtgtgcagctaccggaagccagtggagggatcgcagcagcggggtggtatgcgagaactttggcaggttgaaaacaagccaggcagctgcattttggatcatttgcagaggaaggattgcgttcataggtagacctgccagcagtgcattgcagtaatccagtcatccctgccagcagtgcattgcagtaaacCAGCTTACATTATGCATTAATGAAACAATAGATGCAGCTCTTACAGTGGACTGGTTGATGGGGTACATTGTGAAGATTGAGGGTCTGTTTCTTCTATAGGCCTCTATAAgcacaaaaagaaacaagaaacacCATTAAAACATCTACAAAGACAGCTAATTCATCATAATTTATCATCATAATTTGAGACTACTGTGTTGGCTGTCATGTATGATAggaagaaattaaaaagaaatataaaaagaaagaaaattcaagTAAAGTCAATTCAGAATAAACGTTTTCTATGAAACAAATTTCACAGCTCGACATCAGCTGCATTAAAATGAAGCTGTATGAAACCTACAACTGATTTCTGTTTGCAGtcaataaaagaaatgaatgaacaagTGCCTGAAAACACATCTAACACAACCAGGATCAAGCtgtagatttaatttttttttaaattatgaaagAATGGCCGAGACCTTACTGCTTCCGTGTTTCAAGAATCAAAACATCTTTGTGCACTTACTTTTAATATAAAGaaacctgaaaaacaaaaccgGAAGAGTATATTGGTGTGAAGTATTTAATGTAAAATGAGCAATAGTTATGAATGCAGAATATTGACATCTCAGGTATTTGACTAGATGCCATAATTTCCACTTAACATAATAAATTGTGTTGTAcgagatagaaaaaaaactgaacacaaCTCACTTCTGACTGATTTTCTttgacataaacataaaactgcAAATGACAGTAAAACAACTGCAGCGGGAAAAGCTACTAAAGCTACTATGAGACCATATCTGTTCCTTTGTGGTTTGCACTGGACATCTCTAATGGAAGTGCCTTCTTCATCCTCGATCTCATTTCTGACTGAACAGCTTaaataaaggaaacaaaaacttttacagaaagaaaaacaatctgAAAGGTAAGTAATgcaaaatgtaaacagaaatattacagcttatatgaaaaagaaatgacTTACTCTGTCCATTTAGAGCAGTTCACACCTTCAGGAGAATAAAACCCTGGAGAACAGGGCTCACAAACAGTATCTGAGGCCTTTGTACCTGTAAATACATACTGAAATATCAAAACTTCATCCCCAAACACACTGCAAATTCACTACAGTAAAGGACATGACATTTTTACAAAACATAACATTCACCTGTGATGTTAACCCTTTTAACAGAACACTGCAAATAGGACATTTTGAAtcagtaaaaacaaatgaattatttgttGAATgaagtctgatataaaaataattagaacACTGTTGGTGTTCACTGTGAGAAAAAGCAGAACAaggggagaagaaaagaaacctGTCCTGGTGAATCTAATTACAGAATGTCTAaagtcttgtttttctttttttttcttgcaaagATGCAAGAATCTTTTACACAACTTCCTTTATAATAAGATTATTTCTTGTTTTCAATTCATCCGATGTTTTAACAAGAACATTATCTAACGTTTAATGTTGTTACTGTTTTAGTCACTGGGATAAAATACATGTATAGAATGAGACTAGCTACCTTTCACTGATTCACTAAAGGTTCTGTGGCTTGTAGTGATGACTTTTTAGGAGATTTAAATTGAGATGCTTCTTCTTCAATTGCATTTTACAATTTTCCATTACTCAACCAAACACAGCTCCATAAACACGCCATTTTTACTAGAGACTTAAGTGTCTTGTTCAAAAGCACTGACTCACAGTATCACCTTTTTCAGTGTGATTAAAGGACCGATAATTTAGTACCCACCTGGAGTGTTTATTTGTTCCCCCGGTTTACATTTACTGTGTTTTATTGCTAGAGAGCAATCATTTCTGTTATCTGTATAATGCTTGCAATAATATCCATCAAACACCCCACAGACTGTATCCTTCATTGTTGTACAGTCCTGAGAAATAAAAAGGCCTAAAAGGAGAACACGAGATTTGAAAATGCACAGAATAAAATCACAGAATcaagaattaaatatttaagacaTAAGACATTTACCGTTTTCACAGATTTTACACTGAAAACAGGTTTGTAATCCATTCGGTTCGTTCATAAATGTTCCCTTAAAACAAGGTTTGCAACTTGTACTGTAATCCCCATGGCAGTCTTTCATGACCACTGACCCTGCAGAACAGACATAATATGACCTGATGAGAAACTGATAAAAGGACGGGCAAATGAAGAAATTCACACCAAACAGTCTTTATAAAATCATCTGCCTAAGACCTTCTTTACAGTTTCTCCATTCCAGATCAAattgtatattataaaaaattaaaagtaaatatatttaaatggaaaaaatgtcGGATTggattttgttatatatatatatatatatatatatatatatatatatatatatatatatatatatatatatatatatagtcaagAAGCTGTAATtctcatttcaaccatatatagctgttccagtacacagtgaaaaagacaacgttcctccaggaccatggtgctacataaaacaaagacagagctaaggacttaagtaagttagtaatagatacataaagtgcatctgtgcaaactggtgcaaacagtgtgacacaaaatacaaaaataacaaaacacaaaagtcaATATAACTGTTATAAAAGAGTATATACAGCTTTGCATGTCTGGTATCTGTGGGATCTTTTCGCTTCCACTGTACAA
Proteins encoded in this window:
- the LOC113639435 gene encoding tumor necrosis factor receptor superfamily member 14-like isoform X1; amino-acid sequence: MKSVFLTRLYIFGISAAFTYGAKCGQSEYLSAADECCPMCAMGSVVMKDCHGDYSTSCKPCFKGTFMNEPNGLQTCFQCKICENGLFISQDCTTMKDTVCGVFDGYYCKHYTDNRNDCSLAIKHSKCKPGEQINTPGTKASDTVCEPCSPGFYSPEGVNCSKWTDCSVRNEIEDEEGTSIRDVQCKPQRNRYGLIVALVAFPAAVVLLSFAVLCLCQRKSVRSFFILKRPIEETDPQSSQCTPSTSPLKDNQETESPAVQADCNKEHMVQVKT
- the LOC113639435 gene encoding tumor necrosis factor receptor superfamily member 14-like isoform X3, which translates into the protein MKPDPLWCGMCISAAFTYGAKCGQSEYLSAADECCPMCAMGSVVMKDCHGDYSTSCKPCFKGTFMNEPNGLQTCFQCKICENGLFISQDCTTMKDTVCGVFDGYYCKHYTDNRNDCSLAIKHSKCKPGEQINTPGTKASDTVCEPCSPGFYSPEGVNCSKWTDCSVRNEIEDEEGTSIRDVQCKPQRNRYGLIVALVAFPAAVVLLSFAVLCLCQRKSVRSFFILKRPIEETDPQSSQCTPSTSPLKDNQETESPAVQADCNKEHMVQVKT
- the LOC113639435 gene encoding tumor necrosis factor receptor superfamily member 14-like isoform X5, with protein sequence MKSVFLTRLYIFGISAAFTYGAKCGQSEYLSAADECCPMCAMGSVVMKDCHGDYSTSCKPCFKGTFMNEPNGLQTCFQCKICENGLFISQDCTTMKDTVCGVFDGYYCKHYTDNRNDCSLAIKHSKCKPGEQINTPGTKASDTVCEPCSPGFYSPEGVNCSKWTDCSVRNEIEDEEGTSIRDVQCKPQRNRYGLIVALVAFPAAVVLLSFAVLCLCQRKSVRSFFILKRPIEETDPQSSQCTPSTSPL
- the LOC113639435 gene encoding tumor necrosis factor receptor superfamily member 14-like isoform X6 → MKDCHGDYSTSCKPCFKGTFMNEPNGLQTCFQCKICENGLFISQDCTTMKDTVCGVFDGYYCKHYTDNRNDCSLAIKHSKCKPGEQINTPGTKASDTVCEPCSPGFYSPEGVNCSKWTDCSVRNEIEDEEGTSIRDVQCKPQRNRYGLIVALVAFPAAVVLLSFAVLCLCQRKSVRSFFILKRPIEETDPQSSQCTPSTSPLKDNQETESPAVQADCNKEHMVQVKT
- the LOC113639435 gene encoding tumor necrosis factor receptor superfamily member 14-like isoform X2 — protein: MNMKNKFSQLCPGISAAFTYGAKCGQSEYLSAADECCPMCAMGSVVMKDCHGDYSTSCKPCFKGTFMNEPNGLQTCFQCKICENGLFISQDCTTMKDTVCGVFDGYYCKHYTDNRNDCSLAIKHSKCKPGEQINTPGTKASDTVCEPCSPGFYSPEGVNCSKWTDCSVRNEIEDEEGTSIRDVQCKPQRNRYGLIVALVAFPAAVVLLSFAVLCLCQRKSVRSFFILKRPIEETDPQSSQCTPSTSPLKDNQETESPAVQADCNKEHMVQVKT
- the LOC113639435 gene encoding tumor necrosis factor receptor superfamily member 14-like isoform X4; the encoded protein is MHLKCLQTGISAAFTYGAKCGQSEYLSAADECCPMCAMGSVVMKDCHGDYSTSCKPCFKGTFMNEPNGLQTCFQCKICENGLFISQDCTTMKDTVCGVFDGYYCKHYTDNRNDCSLAIKHSKCKPGEQINTPGTKASDTVCEPCSPGFYSPEGVNCSKWTDCSVRNEIEDEEGTSIRDVQCKPQRNRYGLIVALVAFPAAVVLLSFAVLCLCQRKSVRSFFILKRPIEETDPQSSQCTPSTSPLKDNQETESPAVQADCNKEHMVQVKT